In Sorghum bicolor cultivar BTx623 chromosome 10, Sorghum_bicolor_NCBIv3, whole genome shotgun sequence, one genomic interval encodes:
- the LOC8068775 gene encoding uncharacterized protein LOC8068775, whose protein sequence is MADNNDDDDNRRNRGQTTTTLIAGAGLGLLTVNSGLAIYRARGDDVAAVLFVAGSYLTLLLLFVCLRAYELAAPGSPARERARRAVWPLTTLLTVAFAWKVAAVMPSPAAAAVVWALAVATTVGGFVALYVQR, encoded by the coding sequence ATGGCGGAcaacaacgacgacgacgacaaccgGAGGAACCGCGGGCAGACGACGACGACACTGATCGCCGGCGCGGGGCTCGGCTTGCTCACCGTCAACTCGGGCCTCGCCATCTACCGCGCCAGGGGCGACGACGTGGCCGCCGTCCTCTTCGTCGCGGGGTCGTACCTCACCTTGCTCCTTCTGTTCGTCTGCCTCCGCGCCTACGAGCTGGCGGCGCCCGGGTCGCCGGCCAGGGAGCGGGCGAGGCGAGCCGTGTGGCCGCTCACCACGCTGCTCACCGTGGCCTTCGCGTGGAAGGTGGCGGCGGTCATGCCTTCGCCTGCTGCGGCCGCCGTCGTCTGGGCGCTCGCCGTCGCCACCACCGTCGGCGGTTTCGTTGCTCTGTACGTGCAGCGCTGA
- the LOC8068776 gene encoding uncharacterized protein LOC8068776: MDLDRRYSGLTKVGFGVLACNSALVVYKSRGDAGSVAFVLVADAALVLLFVCLREFERRRGRPAGSGRIKAAVWALTTLLTAMFASRVAPVMPTPVDALVWGMALATAAGGLWALFFTVID; this comes from the coding sequence ATGGACCTGGACCGGCGCTATTCGGGGCTCACCAAGGTAGGCTTCGGTGTCCTGGCGTGCAACTCGGCGCTCGTCGTCTACAAGTCCAGGGGCGACGCCGGCTCCGTCGCGTTCGTGCTCGTCGCCGACGCGGCACTCGTCCTCCTCTTCGTCTGCCTCCGTGAGTTCGAGCGGCGCCGTGGCAGACCAGCAGGGAGCGGCAGGATCAAGGCCGCGGTGTGGGCGCTCACCACGCTGCTGACGGCGATGTTCGCGTCCAGGGTGGCTCCGGTCATGCCGACGCCCGTGGACGCTCTGGTCTGGGGCATGGCCCTGGCCACGGCCGCCGGCGGACTGTGGGCGTTGTTTTTTACTGTAATTGATTAG